One region of Candidatus Peribacteraceae bacterium genomic DNA includes:
- a CDS encoding PLD nuclease N-terminal domain-containing protein yields the protein MQLFLSVLSADPTARFLQLLLLGAGSVAVYLICYTTRDILLRSRSFLYQALSILLVTILPVVGFFLYLLIRPARTVRERELEEMVRSLLPSPKEVEPQPAPARKEKGE from the coding sequence ATGCAGCTCTTCCTCTCCGTCCTTTCGGCTGATCCTACGGCGCGTTTCCTGCAGCTCCTCCTGCTCGGCGCGGGGAGCGTAGCCGTGTACCTCATCTGCTACACCACGCGCGATATCCTCCTGCGCAGCCGTTCCTTCCTTTACCAAGCGCTTTCCATCCTCCTCGTCACCATCCTCCCCGTCGTGGGGTTCTTCCTCTACCTCCTCATCCGTCCGGCACGGACGGTGCGCGAGCGGGAACTGGAGGAGATGGTGCGTTCGCTCCTCCCTTCCCCGAAAGAGGTGGAGCCGCAGCCCGCACCCGCACGCAAGGAGAAGGGAGAGTGA
- a CDS encoding prolipoprotein diacylglyceryl transferase family protein has protein sequence MFQAFEFGPFIFWSRLGFTLLGVWLATEFLLRLANSANLSLQHFRENSVQYILAFALGGRIAAIIDEYKVYFKEPLRVFVFWDGGFSFLGGAIGIAIVLAFLTRGHRSTYLQWLDALVPATTFGFVFSWLGDFFSGHAYGHPTDAFWGVTYDAMNVRYAVPIHPVQLYYALFYFLLTFLLLVVRKKAKRVGTETLVGIVIGTLGTFFLEYYRGDIPILVFATKIDFILLAGLFLSLGAMAAVGSKLRKNVLFLYEGALSIAALGYMLLRPFLDLETYELRFSQLMAILALLGAIVYVVDHRRRYPYL, from the coding sequence ATGTTTCAAGCCTTCGAGTTCGGGCCGTTCATCTTCTGGTCGCGCCTGGGTTTCACGCTCCTCGGGGTGTGGTTGGCAACGGAATTCCTGCTGCGGCTGGCCAACAGCGCCAACTTATCGCTCCAGCACTTCCGCGAGAACAGCGTGCAGTACATCCTGGCGTTCGCCCTTGGCGGCCGCATCGCGGCGATCATCGACGAGTACAAGGTGTACTTCAAGGAACCTTTGCGCGTCTTCGTCTTCTGGGACGGGGGATTCAGTTTCCTGGGAGGCGCCATCGGCATCGCCATCGTGCTGGCCTTTCTCACGCGGGGGCATCGTTCCACGTACCTGCAGTGGCTGGATGCGCTGGTGCCCGCCACAACCTTCGGCTTCGTGTTCTCCTGGCTGGGGGATTTCTTCTCCGGACACGCCTACGGCCATCCCACGGACGCGTTCTGGGGCGTGACGTACGACGCCATGAACGTCCGGTACGCCGTCCCCATCCATCCCGTGCAGCTCTACTACGCGCTCTTCTACTTCCTTCTCACCTTCCTCCTGCTTGTGGTGCGCAAGAAAGCGAAGCGCGTGGGCACCGAGACGCTGGTGGGGATCGTCATCGGCACGCTCGGCACGTTCTTTCTCGAGTACTACCGGGGCGATATCCCCATCCTCGTCTTCGCCACCAAGATCGATTTTATTCTCCTCGCCGGCCTCTTCCTCAGCCTGGGCGCCATGGCGGCGGTGGGGAGCAAGCTGCGGAAGAACGTCCTCTTCCTCTACGAGGGGGCGCTCTCCATCGCCGCGCTGGGCTACATGCTGTTGCGTCCGTTCCTGGACCTGGAAACCTACGAGCTGCGCTTCAGCCAGCTCATGGCAATCCTGGCGCTGCTGGGGGCCATCGTTTACGTCGTGGACCACCGGCGCCGGTATCCCTACCTCTAA